A single window of Nicotiana tomentosiformis chromosome 1, ASM39032v3, whole genome shotgun sequence DNA harbors:
- the LOC104119645 gene encoding vesicle-associated protein 2-2 has protein sequence MNFELVEIVPRELKFTFEPKKQSSCTIRLINKSQNHVAFKVKTTSPKKYCVRPNTGIIKPSSSCDFTVTMQAQKAPPPDMACKDKFLVQSTVVAEETVEEDITSAMFSKDDGKYVQENKMRVILVSPSSSPVLSPINGVHIDLPSYKDSPRKDEVRGNENISGQQERDVNGVHSHSGGFFEDSFTRDQVTPRANRNPPQELDENVKEFKKENANMQMEEKHVQLETRKHGEEMELVKDVESMKYKISELERKLNEAKDTISRLTEERKFAAQERESLQRELVMLTSKKGGRKVRVGFPFLYVVTVAFISMVFGYLLHY, from the exons ATGAATTTCGAGCTTGTGGAAATTGTACCACGGGAACTCAAGTTCACAT TTGAACCGAAGAAGCAAAGCTCTTGCACTATTCGTCTAATCAATAAGTCCCAAAATCATGTTGCTTTTAAG GTCAAGACTACTAGTCCAAAGAAATACTGTGTTCGACCCAATACTGGAATTATTAAACCCAGTTCGTCCTGTGATTTTACTG TAACCATGCAGGCACAAAAGGCACCTCCTCCTGATATGGCATGCAAGGACAAGTTCTTAGTTCAAAGCACTGTTGTGGCAGAGGAGACTGTTGAGGAGGATATTACATCAGCCATG TTTTCCAAAGATGATGGCAAGTATGTTCAAGAAAATAAGATGAGAGTGATCCTTGTCAGTCCATCCAGTTCGCCTGTTTTATCACCAATCAATGGTGTACATATTGATCTTCCAAGTTACAAAGATTCACCGCGAAAAGATGAAGTACGTGGCAACGAAAATATCAGTGGACAGCAAGAA AGAGATGTCAATGGAGTACACAGCCACAGTGGTGGATTTTTCGAAGATTCGTTCACAAGAGATCAAGTAACCCCCCGTGCAAATCGAAATCCACCGCAAGAA CTGGATGAGAATGTCAAGGAGTTCAAAAAGGAAAATGCCAACATGCAAATGGAAGAAAAGCATGTGCAGTTGGAGACGAGGAAACATGGAGAAGAGATGGAATTAGTCAAGGATGTTGAGAGCATGAAGTACAAAATAAGTGAACTTGAACGGAAATTAAATGAG GCCAAAGACACCATCTCTAGGCTAACGGAGGAGAGGAAGTTTGCAGCTCAAGAAAGAGAGAGCTTACAGAGAGAATTG GTCATGTTGACAAGTAAAAAAGGCGGAAGAAAAGTCCGGGTTGGATTTCCTTTCCTGTATGTAGTTACTGTAGCCTTTATTAGCATGGTGTTCGGTTACCTTTTGCATTACTGA
- the LOC104119644 gene encoding sodium/hydrogen exchanger 1-like isoform X1: protein MASELASMFPKLGSLGTSDHGSVVSINLFVALLCACIVIGHLLEENRWINESITALIIGLGVGVVILLISGGKSSHLLVFSEDLFFIYLLPPIIFNAGFQVKKKQFFVNFITIMLFGAIGTLISCAIISLGAIKFFKKLDIGFLDIGDYLAIGAIFAATDSVCTLQVLHQDETPLLYSLVFGEGVVNDATSVVLFNAIQNFDLSSVNPSIALHFIGNFLYLFLASTLLGAATGLLSAYIIKKLYFGRHSTDREVALMMLMAYLSYMLAELFYLSGILTVFFCGIVMSHYTWHNVTESSRVTTRHAFATLSFLAETFLFLYVGMDALDIEKWKFVSDRYAERGPGLSVAVSSILMGLILLGRAAFVFPLSFLSNLMKKSSEEKITFRQQVIIWWAGLMRGAVSMALAYNKFTRLGHTQLQDNAIMITSTITIVLFSTVVFGLMTKPLISLLLPPQRQLSTVSSDANSPKSLTAPLLGSQEGSEVDLNGQELPHPPSLRMLLSAPTHKVHRYWRKFDDSFMRPVFGGRGFTPVAPGSPTEQEP from the exons ATGGCGTCTGAGCTGGCTTCTATGTTTCCAAAACTGGGCTCTCTTGGTACTTCAGATCATGGTTCTGTTGTATCCATCAACCTCTTTGTGGCACTCCTTTGCGCTTGCATTGTCATTGGTCATCTGCTGGAGGAGAACCGCTGGATAAATGAATCCATTACCGCCCTCATAATT GGCTTGGGTGTAGGAGTTGTTATCTTGCTCATAAGTGGGGGAAAGAGCTCACATCTTCTGGTCTTCAGTGAAGATCTCTTTTTCATATATCTACTTCCTCCAATCATATTTAATGCAGG ATTTCAGGTAAAAAAGAAGCAATTTTTCGTAAACTTCATTACTATAATGCTGTTCGGAGCCATTGGTACACTGATCTCATGTGCCATTATATCATTAG GTGCCATTAAATTCTTCAAGAAGTTGGACATTGGATTTCTAGATATTGGGGATTATCTCG CAATTGGAGCAATATTTGCTGCCACAGACTCCGTCTGCACGTTGCAG GTCCTACATCAGGATGAGACACCCCTCCTTTACAGTCTTGTATTTGGAGAAGGAGTTGTAAATGATGCTACATCGGTGGTGCTTTTCAATGCTATTCAAAACTTTGACCTTTCGAGTGTGAATCCCAGTATTGCCCTTCATTTCATTGGCAACTTCTTATATCTGTTCCTTGCTAGCACTTTACTGGGAGCAGCA ACTGGTCTTCTTAGTGCTTACATTATCAAGAAGCTGTATTTTGGCAG GCACTCCACAGATCGCGAGGTTGCACTTATGATGCTCATGGCTTACTTATCATACATGTTGGCTGAA CTATTCTATTTGAGTGGGATTCTCACTGTATTTTTCTGTGGTATTGTAATGTCCCATTACACTTGGCACAATGTGACTGAGAGTTCAAGAGTCACTACAAg GCACGCTTTTGCAACTTTGTCATTTCTTGCTGAGACTTTCCTCTTCCTCTATGTCGGTATGGATGCCTTGGATATCGAGAAGTGGAAATTTGTTAGTGATAGGTATGCTGAACGAGG TCCTGGATTATCTGTTGCAGTAAGTTCGATACTGATGGGACTAATCTTGCTGGGGAGAGCTGCCTTTGTTTTTCCATTATCATTCTTATCCAACTTGATGAAGAAATCCTCTGAGGAAAAAATAACCTTTAGGCAGCAA GTGATAATATGGTGGGCTGGTTTGATGAGAGGTGCAGTGTCCATGGCTCTGGCATATAATAAG TTCACTCGTTTGGGACACACTCAATTGCAAGACAACGCAATAATGATTACCAGCACCATTACCATTGTTCTTTTCAGCACAGTG gTATTTGGTTTAATGACAAAACCTCTTATAAGTCTCCTGTTGCCCCCACAGAGGCAGTTAAGTACAGTGTCATCAGATGCAAATAGTCCAAAATCTCTTACAGCTCCACTCCTAGGCAGTCAAGAGGGTTCTGAAGTCGATTTAAATGGTCAAGAACTTCCGCACCCACCTAGTTTGAGGATGCTACTTTCCGCGCCAACCCATAAGGTGCATAGATACTGGCGCAAGTTTGATGATTCATTCATGCGCCCAGTGTTTGGTGGTCGGGGTTTTACACCTGTTGCCCCTGGTTCTCCAACGGAACAGGAACCATGA
- the LOC104119644 gene encoding sodium/hydrogen exchanger 1-like isoform X2: MASELASMFPKLGSLGTSDHGSVVSINLFVALLCACIVIGHLLEENRWINESITALIIGLGVGVVILLISGGKSSHLLVFSEDLFFIYLLPPIIFNAGFQVKKKQFFVNFITIMLFGAIGTLISCAIISLGAIKFFKKLDIGFLDIGDYLAIGAIFAATDSVCTLQVLHQDETPLLYSLVFGEGVVNDATSVVLFNAIQNFDLSSVNPSIALHFIGNFLYLFLASTLLGAATGLLSAYIIKKLYFGRHSTDREVALMMLMAYLSYMLAELFYLSGILTVFFCGIVMSHYTWHNVTESSRVTTRHAFATLSFLAETFLFLYVGMDALDIEKWKFVSDSPGLSVAVSSILMGLILLGRAAFVFPLSFLSNLMKKSSEEKITFRQQVIIWWAGLMRGAVSMALAYNKFTRLGHTQLQDNAIMITSTITIVLFSTVVFGLMTKPLISLLLPPQRQLSTVSSDANSPKSLTAPLLGSQEGSEVDLNGQELPHPPSLRMLLSAPTHKVHRYWRKFDDSFMRPVFGGRGFTPVAPGSPTEQEP, encoded by the exons ATGGCGTCTGAGCTGGCTTCTATGTTTCCAAAACTGGGCTCTCTTGGTACTTCAGATCATGGTTCTGTTGTATCCATCAACCTCTTTGTGGCACTCCTTTGCGCTTGCATTGTCATTGGTCATCTGCTGGAGGAGAACCGCTGGATAAATGAATCCATTACCGCCCTCATAATT GGCTTGGGTGTAGGAGTTGTTATCTTGCTCATAAGTGGGGGAAAGAGCTCACATCTTCTGGTCTTCAGTGAAGATCTCTTTTTCATATATCTACTTCCTCCAATCATATTTAATGCAGG ATTTCAGGTAAAAAAGAAGCAATTTTTCGTAAACTTCATTACTATAATGCTGTTCGGAGCCATTGGTACACTGATCTCATGTGCCATTATATCATTAG GTGCCATTAAATTCTTCAAGAAGTTGGACATTGGATTTCTAGATATTGGGGATTATCTCG CAATTGGAGCAATATTTGCTGCCACAGACTCCGTCTGCACGTTGCAG GTCCTACATCAGGATGAGACACCCCTCCTTTACAGTCTTGTATTTGGAGAAGGAGTTGTAAATGATGCTACATCGGTGGTGCTTTTCAATGCTATTCAAAACTTTGACCTTTCGAGTGTGAATCCCAGTATTGCCCTTCATTTCATTGGCAACTTCTTATATCTGTTCCTTGCTAGCACTTTACTGGGAGCAGCA ACTGGTCTTCTTAGTGCTTACATTATCAAGAAGCTGTATTTTGGCAG GCACTCCACAGATCGCGAGGTTGCACTTATGATGCTCATGGCTTACTTATCATACATGTTGGCTGAA CTATTCTATTTGAGTGGGATTCTCACTGTATTTTTCTGTGGTATTGTAATGTCCCATTACACTTGGCACAATGTGACTGAGAGTTCAAGAGTCACTACAAg GCACGCTTTTGCAACTTTGTCATTTCTTGCTGAGACTTTCCTCTTCCTCTATGTCGGTATGGATGCCTTGGATATCGAGAAGTGGAAATTTGTTAGTGATAG TCCTGGATTATCTGTTGCAGTAAGTTCGATACTGATGGGACTAATCTTGCTGGGGAGAGCTGCCTTTGTTTTTCCATTATCATTCTTATCCAACTTGATGAAGAAATCCTCTGAGGAAAAAATAACCTTTAGGCAGCAA GTGATAATATGGTGGGCTGGTTTGATGAGAGGTGCAGTGTCCATGGCTCTGGCATATAATAAG TTCACTCGTTTGGGACACACTCAATTGCAAGACAACGCAATAATGATTACCAGCACCATTACCATTGTTCTTTTCAGCACAGTG gTATTTGGTTTAATGACAAAACCTCTTATAAGTCTCCTGTTGCCCCCACAGAGGCAGTTAAGTACAGTGTCATCAGATGCAAATAGTCCAAAATCTCTTACAGCTCCACTCCTAGGCAGTCAAGAGGGTTCTGAAGTCGATTTAAATGGTCAAGAACTTCCGCACCCACCTAGTTTGAGGATGCTACTTTCCGCGCCAACCCATAAGGTGCATAGATACTGGCGCAAGTTTGATGATTCATTCATGCGCCCAGTGTTTGGTGGTCGGGGTTTTACACCTGTTGCCCCTGGTTCTCCAACGGAACAGGAACCATGA
- the LOC104119644 gene encoding sodium/hydrogen exchanger 1-like isoform X3, translating into MQGKNVKKKQFFVNFITIMLFGAIGTLISCAIISLGAIKFFKKLDIGFLDIGDYLAIGAIFAATDSVCTLQVLHQDETPLLYSLVFGEGVVNDATSVVLFNAIQNFDLSSVNPSIALHFIGNFLYLFLASTLLGAATGLLSAYIIKKLYFGRHSTDREVALMMLMAYLSYMLAELFYLSGILTVFFCGIVMSHYTWHNVTESSRVTTRHAFATLSFLAETFLFLYVGMDALDIEKWKFVSDRYAERGPGLSVAVSSILMGLILLGRAAFVFPLSFLSNLMKKSSEEKITFRQQVIIWWAGLMRGAVSMALAYNKFTRLGHTQLQDNAIMITSTITIVLFSTVVFGLMTKPLISLLLPPQRQLSTVSSDANSPKSLTAPLLGSQEGSEVDLNGQELPHPPSLRMLLSAPTHKVHRYWRKFDDSFMRPVFGGRGFTPVAPGSPTEQEP; encoded by the exons ATGCAGGGTAAAAAT GTAAAAAAGAAGCAATTTTTCGTAAACTTCATTACTATAATGCTGTTCGGAGCCATTGGTACACTGATCTCATGTGCCATTATATCATTAG GTGCCATTAAATTCTTCAAGAAGTTGGACATTGGATTTCTAGATATTGGGGATTATCTCG CAATTGGAGCAATATTTGCTGCCACAGACTCCGTCTGCACGTTGCAG GTCCTACATCAGGATGAGACACCCCTCCTTTACAGTCTTGTATTTGGAGAAGGAGTTGTAAATGATGCTACATCGGTGGTGCTTTTCAATGCTATTCAAAACTTTGACCTTTCGAGTGTGAATCCCAGTATTGCCCTTCATTTCATTGGCAACTTCTTATATCTGTTCCTTGCTAGCACTTTACTGGGAGCAGCA ACTGGTCTTCTTAGTGCTTACATTATCAAGAAGCTGTATTTTGGCAG GCACTCCACAGATCGCGAGGTTGCACTTATGATGCTCATGGCTTACTTATCATACATGTTGGCTGAA CTATTCTATTTGAGTGGGATTCTCACTGTATTTTTCTGTGGTATTGTAATGTCCCATTACACTTGGCACAATGTGACTGAGAGTTCAAGAGTCACTACAAg GCACGCTTTTGCAACTTTGTCATTTCTTGCTGAGACTTTCCTCTTCCTCTATGTCGGTATGGATGCCTTGGATATCGAGAAGTGGAAATTTGTTAGTGATAGGTATGCTGAACGAGG TCCTGGATTATCTGTTGCAGTAAGTTCGATACTGATGGGACTAATCTTGCTGGGGAGAGCTGCCTTTGTTTTTCCATTATCATTCTTATCCAACTTGATGAAGAAATCCTCTGAGGAAAAAATAACCTTTAGGCAGCAA GTGATAATATGGTGGGCTGGTTTGATGAGAGGTGCAGTGTCCATGGCTCTGGCATATAATAAG TTCACTCGTTTGGGACACACTCAATTGCAAGACAACGCAATAATGATTACCAGCACCATTACCATTGTTCTTTTCAGCACAGTG gTATTTGGTTTAATGACAAAACCTCTTATAAGTCTCCTGTTGCCCCCACAGAGGCAGTTAAGTACAGTGTCATCAGATGCAAATAGTCCAAAATCTCTTACAGCTCCACTCCTAGGCAGTCAAGAGGGTTCTGAAGTCGATTTAAATGGTCAAGAACTTCCGCACCCACCTAGTTTGAGGATGCTACTTTCCGCGCCAACCCATAAGGTGCATAGATACTGGCGCAAGTTTGATGATTCATTCATGCGCCCAGTGTTTGGTGGTCGGGGTTTTACACCTGTTGCCCCTGGTTCTCCAACGGAACAGGAACCATGA